Proteins from a genomic interval of Ferrovibrio terrae:
- a CDS encoding GntR family transcriptional regulator: MAIDAMAGGKQLAAMGRSQSATRVKQRQREADVLPVARPRRMRGNTSPGGATASAQVYQQLRAQIIALDIPPGAALSENDLASAFGVSRTPVREALLRLADEGLVEIVPKSGTTVSRIPYAQLAEAIVIRKALEEVAVREASLRATKSQFTGLWALIERQREAAKADDRDAFHAADEAFHAAIAEAAGYPGIWRLVNQVKVQVDRLRHLTLPEGGRMLRVTKEHAAVLTAMEKRDGNKAIAAMRGHLDGLEYSLPEIRRSNPDYFVGETGVFVLPGVAGRKTRSA, from the coding sequence ATGGCCATAGATGCCATGGCGGGAGGAAAACAGTTGGCGGCGATGGGGCGCAGTCAGTCAGCAACGCGTGTAAAGCAGCGCCAGCGAGAAGCTGATGTGCTGCCGGTGGCGCGTCCACGACGGATGCGCGGCAATACCTCGCCGGGCGGAGCCACCGCATCGGCCCAGGTGTATCAGCAGCTGCGCGCGCAGATCATCGCACTCGACATTCCGCCCGGCGCAGCTTTGTCCGAGAACGATCTTGCTTCGGCATTCGGTGTAAGCCGTACGCCCGTTCGCGAGGCGCTGCTGCGACTGGCGGACGAGGGACTGGTCGAGATCGTGCCGAAATCCGGCACCACCGTCAGCCGTATTCCCTATGCCCAACTCGCCGAGGCCATCGTCATCCGCAAGGCGCTGGAGGAGGTGGCGGTGCGCGAGGCGAGCCTGCGTGCCACCAAGAGCCAGTTCACCGGTCTTTGGGCGCTGATCGAGCGCCAGCGTGAAGCGGCGAAGGCCGATGATCGCGATGCCTTCCATGCCGCTGACGAGGCGTTTCACGCCGCCATTGCCGAAGCAGCCGGCTATCCCGGCATCTGGCGCCTGGTCAATCAGGTGAAGGTTCAGGTTGACCGCCTGCGGCATCTGACGCTGCCGGAAGGCGGTCGCATGCTGCGCGTGACCAAGGAACACGCCGCAGTGCTGACCGCCATGGAGAAGCGCGACGGCAACAAGGCGATTGCCGCCATGCGTGGTCATCTGGACGGGCTGGAGTACAGCCTGCCGGAAATCCGTCGCAGCAATCCCGATTATTTTGTTGGTGAAACAGGAGTGTTCGTGTTGCCCGGTGTTGCTGGGCGAAAAACCAGAAGTGCGTGA
- a CDS encoding sialic acid TRAP transporter substrate-binding protein SiaP, with amino-acid sequence MKKMMTGLAVAALFAVAGPAGAQTKLKWAHVYETPEPYHTEAVWAAGEIAKLTNNKYQIDVFPASQLGNENQINEGLGLGTVDMIYTGVAFAGSIHKPIAITNAPFILRDFDHWKAYRDSKLFRDIAAGYEQKTKHKVTALTYYGQRHVTANKAINKPEDMKGMKLRVPPAPLFLMFTKSVGANATPIAFAEVYLALQQGTVDGQENPLPTIMAKKFYEVQSHIMLTGHITESLLSIVGSHVWAKLNDAEKKIFDETLRAAAMRASDKIRASELSLADEFKKLNKTVVTPDREAFRKAAMPLHNDASAGAGWSQAEYDALQALK; translated from the coding sequence ATGAAAAAGATGATGACAGGCCTGGCTGTGGCAGCACTGTTTGCGGTCGCTGGTCCGGCAGGGGCGCAGACCAAGCTGAAATGGGCGCATGTTTACGAAACGCCTGAACCCTATCACACCGAGGCAGTCTGGGCCGCCGGCGAGATCGCCAAGCTTACCAACAACAAGTATCAGATCGATGTGTTTCCGGCCTCGCAGCTCGGCAACGAAAACCAGATCAACGAAGGCCTCGGGCTCGGCACTGTTGATATGATTTATACCGGCGTGGCTTTCGCCGGCTCGATCCACAAGCCGATCGCCATCACCAATGCGCCGTTCATCCTGCGCGATTTCGATCACTGGAAGGCCTATCGCGATTCCAAACTGTTCCGCGATATTGCCGCCGGTTACGAGCAGAAGACCAAGCATAAGGTGACGGCGCTGACCTATTACGGCCAGCGACACGTCACTGCCAATAAAGCGATCAACAAGCCCGAAGACATGAAGGGCATGAAGCTGCGTGTGCCGCCAGCGCCGCTGTTCCTGATGTTTACCAAGTCGGTTGGCGCCAATGCTACGCCCATCGCCTTCGCCGAAGTGTATCTGGCGCTGCAGCAGGGCACGGTGGACGGGCAGGAGAATCCGCTGCCGACCATCATGGCCAAGAAGTTCTATGAAGTGCAGAGCCACATCATGCTGACCGGCCATATCACCGAGTCTCTGCTCAGCATTGTCGGCAGCCATGTCTGGGCGAAGCTGAACGACGCTGAAAAGAAAATCTTCGACGAAACCCTCCGCGCGGCGGCGATGCGGGCGTCCGACAAGATCCGTGCTTCGGAACTGAGCCTGGCGGATGAGTTTAAGAAACTCAACAAGACCGTCGTGACACCGGATCGTGAGGCTTTCCGCAAGGCCGCGATGCCGTTGCACAACGACGCTTCGGCAGGCGCCGGCTGGAGTCAGGCGGAGTACGACGCGCTGCAGGCGCTGAAGTAA
- a CDS encoding mandelate racemase/muconate lactonizing enzyme family protein has translation MARIARVEVGQVDLPPKVKRTDAIQSFVTQETPMVRITTTDGLVGTGYTYTIGTGGSSVVALLRDHLAPRLIGRDPALIEMIWKDLFFATHATAVGAITSLALAAIDTALWDLRCLAAERPLWQEAGGAQPAVPVYTTEGGWLHIEPAALVDDTLKARDAGFRGAKIKVGRPHVAEDVARLGAVRQAVGPAFEIMTDANQAFTAAEAIRRARQFEAFDLAWFEEPLPAEDLDGHRRLCGATTLPIAVGESIYHPSHFREYLQQRACSIVQPDVARIGGITPWLKVAHLAETFNTPICPHFLMELHVSLCAAVPNAAWVEWIPQLDDVTLNRLEIADGKAVAPMAPGLGIDWNWDAIAKRQAFTPIVIS, from the coding sequence ATGGCGAGAATTGCACGCGTGGAGGTGGGACAGGTCGACCTGCCGCCGAAAGTGAAACGAACCGACGCTATCCAGTCTTTCGTCACGCAGGAAACGCCGATGGTGCGCATTACCACCACCGACGGACTTGTCGGGACAGGTTACACTTATACAATCGGCACTGGCGGCTCGTCCGTAGTGGCGCTGCTGCGCGACCATCTTGCGCCGCGACTGATCGGCCGCGACCCGGCGCTGATCGAGATGATATGGAAGGATCTGTTCTTCGCCACGCATGCCACTGCGGTTGGCGCAATTACCAGCCTGGCGCTGGCTGCCATTGATACCGCCTTGTGGGATCTGCGCTGCCTGGCAGCCGAACGTCCGCTCTGGCAGGAAGCCGGCGGTGCCCAGCCGGCCGTACCGGTCTACACCACCGAGGGCGGCTGGCTGCATATAGAGCCTGCAGCGCTGGTGGATGATACGCTGAAGGCGCGCGATGCCGGCTTCCGCGGCGCCAAGATCAAGGTCGGCCGCCCCCATGTGGCGGAAGACGTGGCGCGGCTCGGCGCCGTTCGTCAGGCTGTCGGTCCGGCCTTCGAGATCATGACCGACGCCAACCAGGCCTTCACCGCCGCCGAAGCAATCCGTCGGGCACGTCAGTTCGAGGCTTTCGATCTCGCCTGGTTCGAGGAACCGCTGCCGGCCGAGGATCTGGATGGCCATAGGCGGCTCTGCGGCGCGACGACCTTGCCCATCGCGGTGGGAGAGTCGATCTATCATCCCAGTCATTTCCGGGAGTATCTGCAACAGCGCGCCTGCAGCATCGTGCAACCCGACGTGGCGCGCATCGGCGGCATCACGCCATGGCTGAAGGTCGCCCACCTGGCCGAGACCTTCAACACGCCGATCTGCCCGCATTTCCTGATGGAACTTCACGTTTCACTCTGCGCTGCCGTACCGAATGCCGCCTGGGTAGAATGGATTCCGCAACTCGACGATGTCACGCTCAACCGGCTCGAGATCGCCGATGGCAAGGCCGTGGCGCCGATGGCGCCTGGTCTCGGCATCGACTGGAACTGGGACGCCATTGCCAAACGGCAGGCCTTCACGCCAATCGTTATTAGTTGA
- a CDS encoding TRAP transporter small permease, whose amino-acid sequence MTDLKTDDTPHLISTVDPEVKIEHHVEDWLSFGIFWTLAGVVFLQFFTRYVLNDSVAWTEEIARYLLIWITFIGATISFRRGTHISVEMLQHFMPEKLVRPLRFVIDVLTVGFVALLCWFSIAITERMHIQTMTVIEWPMSIVYAGVGLGCFLMFYRAVQVFIANARRRWAEDPAKQTLIID is encoded by the coding sequence ATGACCGACCTGAAAACCGACGACACACCGCATTTGATCAGCACGGTCGATCCTGAGGTCAAGATCGAACATCATGTGGAGGATTGGTTGTCCTTCGGCATCTTCTGGACATTGGCCGGAGTGGTGTTTCTGCAGTTCTTCACCCGGTACGTGCTGAACGATTCAGTCGCGTGGACCGAGGAGATTGCACGTTATCTGTTGATCTGGATCACCTTCATCGGCGCTACCATCTCTTTTCGCCGGGGCACTCATATCAGCGTCGAGATGTTGCAGCACTTCATGCCGGAAAAGCTGGTGCGACCACTGCGTTTTGTCATCGATGTGCTGACGGTAGGATTCGTCGCGCTGCTTTGCTGGTTTTCGATCGCCATTACCGAGCGCATGCACATTCAGACCATGACGGTGATCGAATGGCCAATGAGCATCGTCTATGCCGGCGTCGGGCTAGGGTGCTTCCTGATGTTTTACCGCGCGGTACAGGTGTTCATCGCCAACGCCAGGCGTCGCTGGGCCGAGGATCCGGCCAAGCAGACACTGATCATTGATTGA
- a CDS encoding TRAP transporter large permease, protein MALLLAVFFAALLTGLPIFIALAGSSLVYTHFSTMIPDFVVLHRIAGGVDSFPLIAVPFFILAGNLMNTAGITNRIYDFATAAVGWMHGGLGHVNVVGSVIFAGMSGTAVADAGGLGTIEIKAMRDHGYPDDFAVGITAASSTIGPIIPPSLPMVIFGVMANVSIGQLFAAGFLPGLLMAACMMVYVAWYAWKHKIGADQRFYWAVLGRTLIGAIPALLTPAIIIGGMATGAFTPTEAAIAACAWALILGTLLYKSLNWKQFYRISMETIETTASVLIIVGAASLFGWVLTTTRVTEQVTSVLLSITSDPLLLLLIINVLLLIVGCFMETIAAISILVPVLMPAVLKVGIDPVQFGVIMVLNLMIGLLTPPVGMVLFVLSRVAKMSFDRTVMAVLPFLFPLLAVLVLISIFPQITLYLPTLWYR, encoded by the coding sequence ATGGCTCTTCTTCTTGCCGTTTTCTTTGCTGCATTGCTCACGGGCCTGCCGATCTTCATCGCACTGGCTGGCTCCTCTCTGGTCTACACCCACTTTTCCACAATGATTCCGGATTTCGTGGTGCTGCACCGCATCGCCGGTGGCGTCGATTCCTTCCCACTGATTGCGGTGCCGTTCTTCATCCTGGCCGGCAACCTGATGAACACGGCGGGTATCACCAACCGGATCTACGACTTCGCCACCGCCGCAGTGGGCTGGATGCATGGTGGTCTGGGCCACGTGAACGTGGTGGGATCCGTGATCTTCGCCGGCATGTCGGGCACGGCCGTAGCGGATGCCGGCGGTCTGGGCACCATCGAGATCAAGGCGATGCGCGATCACGGTTATCCCGATGATTTCGCCGTCGGCATCACCGCAGCATCCTCCACAATCGGACCGATCATCCCGCCCTCGCTGCCCATGGTGATCTTCGGCGTGATGGCGAATGTCTCAATCGGTCAGCTGTTTGCCGCCGGTTTCCTGCCCGGCCTGCTGATGGCTGCCTGCATGATGGTCTATGTCGCCTGGTATGCCTGGAAGCACAAGATCGGCGCCGATCAGCGCTTCTACTGGGCTGTGCTGGGCCGCACCCTTATCGGCGCCATTCCTGCGTTGCTGACACCAGCTATCATCATCGGCGGCATGGCGACGGGTGCCTTCACGCCGACAGAAGCGGCCATTGCGGCCTGCGCCTGGGCATTGATCCTGGGCACGCTGCTGTACAAGTCGCTGAACTGGAAGCAATTCTATCGCATCTCGATGGAGACCATCGAAACCACGGCCAGCGTACTGATTATCGTAGGTGCAGCTTCCCTGTTCGGCTGGGTGCTGACCACGACGCGCGTCACTGAACAGGTGACATCAGTCCTGCTGTCGATCACATCAGATCCGCTGCTGCTGCTGCTGATCATCAACGTGCTGTTGCTGATTGTTGGCTGCTTCATGGAGACGATTGCGGCAATTTCGATTCTGGTGCCGGTGCTGATGCCGGCCGTGCTGAAGGTCGGGATAGACCCGGTACAGTTCGGCGTCATCATGGTGCTGAACCTGATGATTGGCCTGCTGACACCGCCGGTCGGCATGGTGCTGTTCGTGCTTTCAAGGGTGGCAAAGATGTCGTTCGATCGCACGGTGATGGCCGTGCTGCCATTCCTGTTCCCGCTGCTTGCGGTGCTGGTGCTGATCTCGATCTTCCCGCAGATCACGCTGTATCTGCCAACACTCTGGTATCGTTGA
- a CDS encoding SDR family oxidoreductase, whose amino-acid sequence MTSTKVALVTGAGTGIGKASAIALAKAGYNVVLAGRRLEALDATAREAEAHGVRAVAVATDVGDHAQVKALFAKTKQAFGRLDVLFNNAGMGTPAMPLEDLSYEQWKAVVDVNLTGPFLCTQEAFKIMKDQTPRGGRIINNGSISAYAPRPFSSPYTSTKHAISGLTKASSLDGRAYDIAVGQIDIGNAATDMTERMKNGVPQPDGSIRVEPRMDVQHVANAVVHMASLPLDANVLFMTVMATKMPFVGRG is encoded by the coding sequence ATGACATCAACAAAGGTCGCACTGGTTACAGGCGCAGGCACGGGTATCGGCAAGGCTTCAGCCATTGCGCTGGCCAAGGCAGGGTACAATGTAGTGTTGGCCGGCCGCCGGCTCGAGGCGCTCGACGCCACCGCGCGCGAAGCCGAGGCGCATGGCGTGCGCGCGGTGGCAGTGGCGACCGATGTGGGCGATCACGCTCAGGTCAAGGCCCTGTTCGCCAAGACCAAGCAGGCCTTCGGCCGCCTTGATGTGCTGTTCAACAATGCCGGCATGGGCACCCCGGCCATGCCGCTGGAAGACCTGTCATACGAGCAGTGGAAAGCCGTGGTCGATGTCAACCTGACCGGCCCGTTCCTGTGCACCCAGGAAGCCTTCAAGATCATGAAGGACCAGACCCCGCGCGGTGGCCGGATCATCAACAACGGCTCTATTTCCGCTTATGCGCCGCGTCCGTTCTCGTCGCCCTATACCTCGACCAAGCATGCGATCAGCGGCCTGACCAAAGCCAGTTCGCTGGATGGCCGGGCCTACGATATCGCCGTCGGCCAGATCGACATCGGCAATGCCGCCACCGACATGACCGAGCGCATGAAGAACGGCGTGCCGCAGCCCGATGGCTCGATCCGGGTCGAACCGCGCATGGATGTCCAGCATGTCGCCAACGCCGTGGTCCATATGGCCAGCCTGCCGCTCGACGCCAATGTGCTGTTCATGACAGTGATGGCAACCAAGATGCCCTTCGTCGGCCGCGGCTGA
- a CDS encoding pentapeptide repeat-containing protein, translating to MEVERMLARHREWLAKRPRGARLNLSLADLQGYDFSGADLRAAKMSGANMSRAVLVETNLSEADLFAANLERADLSKADLTKADLRGASMRGATLAGARLMGVDFRGGALMQASDNGVGFGGPDSSGNKPKANTSGADLAEANLRGSNLTGSNMNGVNLAGANLSRANLTKVSLRKANLAGADFKGACLRGVDMSLALIDGADFQGADLKGAILEDVDMDSANFTGAELFVDVASFGDTVASILQEHEKWIKTDGREGTRADLAGLNMERIDLSNKDLSGANLKGAKLAGAKLQNSTLVMTDLSEADLTGANLIGALANGVNLARAILQKAILTRAQLGQVPLRGPDGKPIGRFWSASLAAADASDADFSDALLKGANLIDAKLNRARLVNANLTDAKMVNADLTGADLTGAQIPQQG from the coding sequence ATGGAAGTAGAACGGATGCTGGCACGCCATCGGGAGTGGCTGGCCAAGCGTCCCCGCGGTGCCCGTCTGAATCTCTCACTGGCAGACTTGCAGGGCTATGATTTCAGCGGTGCCGATCTGCGCGCCGCCAAGATGTCTGGCGCGAATATGTCGCGCGCCGTCCTGGTCGAGACCAATCTGTCCGAAGCCGACCTGTTTGCCGCCAATCTGGAACGCGCGGACCTGTCGAAGGCCGACCTGACCAAGGCCGACCTGCGCGGGGCCTCGATGCGCGGCGCCACCCTGGCTGGCGCCCGCCTGATGGGGGTGGATTTCCGCGGTGGCGCACTGATGCAGGCCTCTGACAACGGCGTTGGTTTTGGCGGCCCGGATTCAAGCGGCAACAAGCCGAAAGCGAATACCTCGGGCGCTGACCTGGCGGAGGCCAATCTACGCGGTTCGAACCTGACCGGTTCGAACATGAACGGCGTCAATCTGGCTGGCGCCAATCTCTCGCGCGCCAACCTCACTAAGGTGTCTCTGCGCAAGGCCAACCTCGCTGGCGCAGATTTCAAGGGCGCCTGCCTGCGTGGCGTCGACATGTCGCTGGCACTGATCGACGGCGCCGATTTCCAGGGTGCCGACCTCAAGGGCGCAATCCTGGAAGATGTCGACATGGACTCCGCCAACTTCACCGGTGCCGAGCTGTTCGTCGATGTCGCCAGCTTCGGCGATACCGTCGCCAGCATCCTTCAGGAGCACGAGAAGTGGATCAAGACGGACGGGCGCGAAGGCACCCGCGCCGATCTTGCCGGCCTGAACATGGAGCGCATCGATCTTTCCAATAAGGATCTCAGCGGCGCCAATCTGAAAGGCGCGAAGCTGGCCGGTGCCAAGCTGCAGAATTCCACTCTGGTCATGACCGATCTTTCGGAAGCCGATCTGACCGGTGCCAACCTGATCGGCGCGCTGGCCAACGGCGTCAATCTCGCCCGCGCCATCCTGCAGAAGGCGATACTCACGCGTGCCCAGCTCGGGCAGGTGCCGCTGCGTGGCCCTGACGGCAAGCCGATCGGCCGTTTCTGGTCAGCCAGTCTGGCGGCTGCCGATGCCAGCGACGCGGATTTCTCGGACGCATTGCTGAAGGGCGCCAACCTGATCGACGCCAAGCTCAATCGGGCCCGGCTGGTGAATGCCAACCTGACCGATGCCAAGATGGTGAATGCCGATCTGACGGGCGCCGATCTGACGGGTGCGCAAATTCCGCAGCAGGGGTGA